In one Streptomyces venezuelae genomic region, the following are encoded:
- the ispG gene encoding flavodoxin-dependent (E)-4-hydroxy-3-methylbut-2-enyl-diphosphate synthase has product MTAVSLGIPSVPTKLADRRVSRKIQVGTVAVGGDAPVSVQSMTTTRTSDIGATLQQIAELTASGCQIVRVACPTQDDADALATIARKSQIPVIADIHFQPKYVFAAIDAGCAAVRVNPGNIKQFDDKVKEIARAAKDAGTPIRIGVNAGSLDARLLKKYGKATPEALVESALWEASLFEEHDFRDIKISVKHNDPVVMVNAYRQLAAQCDYPLHLGVTEAGPAFQGTIKSAVAFGALLSEGIGDTIRVSLSAPPAEEIKVGIQILESLNLRQRRLEIVSCPSCGRAQVDVYKLAEEVTAGLDGMEVPLRVAVMGCVVNGPGEAREADLGVASGNGKGQIFVKGEVIKTVPESKIVETLIDEAMKIAEQMEKDGVASGEPTISVAG; this is encoded by the coding sequence ATGACTGCCGTATCGCTCGGAATCCCGTCCGTTCCGACCAAGCTCGCCGACCGAAGGGTCAGCCGCAAGATCCAGGTCGGCACGGTGGCCGTGGGCGGGGACGCACCGGTCTCGGTCCAGTCGATGACGACGACGCGCACGTCCGACATCGGCGCCACGCTGCAGCAGATCGCGGAGCTGACGGCTTCCGGCTGTCAGATCGTGCGCGTCGCCTGCCCGACGCAGGACGACGCGGACGCGCTCGCCACGATCGCGCGCAAGTCGCAGATCCCGGTGATCGCCGACATCCACTTCCAGCCGAAGTACGTGTTCGCGGCGATCGACGCGGGCTGCGCGGCGGTCCGCGTCAACCCGGGCAACATCAAGCAGTTCGACGACAAGGTCAAGGAGATCGCGCGCGCCGCGAAGGACGCGGGTACGCCGATCCGCATCGGCGTCAACGCGGGCTCCCTGGACGCGCGCCTCCTCAAGAAGTACGGCAAGGCGACCCCCGAGGCCCTCGTCGAGTCGGCCCTCTGGGAGGCGTCCCTCTTCGAGGAGCACGACTTCCGCGACATCAAGATCTCGGTCAAGCACAACGACCCGGTCGTCATGGTCAACGCGTACCGCCAGCTCGCGGCCCAGTGCGACTACCCCCTGCACCTCGGCGTGACCGAGGCGGGCCCCGCCTTCCAGGGCACGATCAAGTCCGCCGTCGCGTTCGGCGCGCTGCTCTCCGAGGGCATCGGCGACACGATCCGCGTCTCCCTCTCCGCGCCGCCCGCGGAGGAGATCAAGGTCGGCATCCAGATTCTGGAGTCGCTGAATCTCCGCCAGCGCCGCCTGGAGATCGTCTCCTGCCCGTCCTGCGGCCGCGCCCAGGTCGACGTCTACAAGCTCGCCGAAGAGGTCACCGCCGGCCTCGACGGCATGGAGGTCCCGCTCCGCGTCGCCGTCATGGGCTGCGTCGTGAACGGCCCGGGCGAGGCCCGTGAGGCCGACCTCGGCGTCGCCTCCGGCAACGGCAAGGGCCAGATCTTCGTCAAGGGCGAGGTCATCAAGACGGTGCCGGAGTCGAAGATCGTGGAGACGCTCATCGATGAGGCGATGAAGATCGCGGAGCAGATGGAGAAGGACGGCGTGGCCTCCGGCGAGCCGACGATCTCCGTGGCGGGCTGA
- a CDS encoding GNAT family N-acetyltransferase: MTDDVVIAPLDLAARVDDALRVQAHAFGLSDDEVAVRRQIVLRHLTYPGARAFGATTPDDRLVGFVYGMPNSRGHWWSTVVEPYLRSQNLDGWLDDSFVITELHVHPGHQNRGIGRALITTITEGVPEPRSILSAIDVESPARGLYRSLGYADLARRVLFPSAARPYAVMGAPLPLPAPAKRF; this comes from the coding sequence ATGACAGACGATGTCGTGATCGCGCCGCTCGACCTCGCCGCGCGCGTGGACGACGCGCTGCGCGTCCAGGCCCACGCCTTCGGACTGAGCGACGACGAAGTGGCCGTACGGAGGCAGATCGTCCTGCGCCACCTCACCTACCCGGGCGCCCGCGCGTTCGGCGCGACCACCCCCGACGACCGCCTCGTCGGCTTCGTCTACGGCATGCCCAACAGCCGCGGCCACTGGTGGTCGACGGTCGTCGAACCGTATCTGCGCAGCCAGAACCTGGACGGCTGGCTCGACGACTCCTTCGTGATCACCGAGCTCCACGTGCACCCGGGCCATCAGAACCGCGGCATCGGGCGCGCTCTGATCACGACGATCACCGAGGGCGTCCCCGAGCCGCGCTCGATCCTCTCCGCCATCGACGTGGAGAGCCCCGCCCGCGGCCTCTACCGCTCCCTCGGCTACGCGGACCTGGCCCGCCGCGTCCTGTTCCCCAGCGCCGCCCGGCCGTACGCCGTGATGGGCGCCCCCCTGCCGCTGCCGGCGCCGGCGAAACGGTTCTGA
- a CDS encoding GNAT family N-acetyltransferase, translating into MLTQTTTRVLEPSDLDAALAVLDREPVANAFVTARVQVAGLDPWRLGGEMWGWYEDGMLASLCYAGANLVPICATPRAIRGFADRARRAGRRCSSIVGPAESTAQLWRLLEPSWGPAREVRAQQPLMVTDRLPDDIVPDPYVRRVRKDEMETIMPACVAMFTEEVGVSPLAGDGGLLYQARVAELVGSGRSFARLDRDGKVVFKAEIGAATSQACQIQGVWVAPEYRGRGIAAPGMAAVLRYALADIAPVASLYVNDFNTAARAAYRRVGFREVGAFMSVLF; encoded by the coding sequence GTGTTGACTCAGACCACCACCCGGGTCCTCGAACCGAGTGACCTCGACGCCGCGCTCGCCGTGCTCGACCGCGAGCCGGTCGCGAACGCCTTCGTGACCGCCCGCGTCCAGGTGGCGGGCCTCGACCCCTGGCGCCTGGGCGGCGAGATGTGGGGCTGGTACGAGGACGGCATGCTCGCCTCCCTCTGCTACGCGGGCGCCAATCTCGTCCCCATCTGCGCCACCCCGCGGGCCATCCGCGGCTTCGCGGACCGCGCCCGCAGGGCGGGACGCCGGTGTTCGTCCATCGTCGGCCCCGCCGAGTCCACCGCCCAGCTGTGGCGGCTCCTGGAGCCCTCCTGGGGCCCCGCCCGCGAGGTCCGCGCCCAGCAGCCCCTGATGGTCACCGACCGGCTCCCGGACGACATCGTCCCGGACCCGTACGTCCGTCGTGTCCGCAAGGACGAGATGGAGACGATCATGCCGGCGTGCGTGGCGATGTTCACCGAGGAGGTCGGCGTATCGCCGCTCGCGGGGGACGGCGGCCTGCTCTATCAGGCCCGCGTCGCCGAACTCGTCGGCTCGGGCCGCTCCTTCGCCCGTCTCGACCGCGACGGCAAGGTCGTCTTCAAGGCGGAGATCGGCGCCGCCACGTCGCAGGCGTGCCAGATCCAGGGAGTCTGGGTGGCCCCGGAGTACCGAGGCCGCGGCATCGCCGCCCCTGGCATGGCCGCCGTCCTGCGCTACGCCCTCGCGGACATCGCCCCCGTCGCCAGCCTCTACGTGAACGACTTCAACACCGCGGCCAGGGCGGCGTACCGCAGGGTCGGCTTCCGCGAGGTCGGCGCCTTCATGAGCGTCCTGTTCTGA